In the genome of Arabidopsis thaliana chromosome 4, partial sequence, the window tTGATTTTTCTACCGTCCCTGCAACATTGTGATGGAAACTTCGTTTTGTGAACGTAAGCTTAAAGATGAAGAGATATCAGGAACGTTCCGGTTGGTGAAAAAACCGGGCTGTGTAGGGTGAGGAAGAGAACTATCACTCCCAAACATCAAGACAACAGAAGCCATGGTTGGTCTGTCTTCTGGTTTTTGTTGAACACAAAGCAAAGCAACATGAATACATCTTAGTACCTCTGGGATAACACTTGTCTCTTCCAACCACTCTTCCTCTGGTACTTCTATTTCTCTGTCTTCAACCCACATTTTCCACACCTAATATAGTGAAAAGGAGACAAGTTTCAAGATGGCCGGTTTTGTTTGGGATCCCACAATATTGTAAAAGACCTAATTTAGTGTATAAATGGCATGAATCAACTCCTAATTAGTGCTCGTTGATTTTGACATAGAGATTAATTCCATGAATTTTCACCAATCCTAAaatgagatttgatttttgaaaagtGATCTAAAATGGTGAAAGCGATAACTTACGTGTCCAAGAAGATTAAGATCATGATCTGCATGACGAAACCCTCGATTCGTCTTGCCAGTTATGATCTCAAGTACTAATACACCGAAACTGAACACATCAGATTTCACAGAGAAATGTCCATCAATTGCATACTCCGGAGGCATGTAACCACTGCAAGTAGTTAGAGCATTACAGTTTTGATAATTACTACACAAAGATAGATATAGAGATAGGGTGATGGAGTGTCCTTACTAAGTACCCACGACTCTGTTTGTGCTTGATTCACTCTGATCTCCCCCAAAAGATTTAGCCAATCCAAAATCTGAGATCTTAGGGTTCATATCATTATCTAGTAAAACATTTCCAGCTTTTAAATCTCTATGTATGATTCTcaatcttgaatcttgatgaagataGAGAATCCCACGAGCTACTCCATTGATAATgttcattctcttcttccaatCCAATTCTGTACTTCTCCTTTCATCTTTATTCACAATCATTTTATAAAGTTAAGCAATATATATGGTCattaattaccaaaaaatcTACACCAAGATCATGAGATTGACTTTGTAAAGTAAGAACTTACCAAATATAAAGAAGTCTAAACTTTTGTTAGGCATATACTCATAGATCAACATACATTCTTCACCTTGAATACAACAACCTAAAAGCCTCACGAGGTTACGATGTTGAAGTTTTGCGATTAGTTTTACTTCGTTCTTGAATTCTTCCACTCCTTGTCCTGAGTTCGCGGATAACCTCTTCACCGCAATCTCTTGTCCATCTTCTAACTTACCCTGCAGtaatttacaaagaaaataatcacaattaaagatttttaattagtaCTATAAAAGCAATATGTGATGGTTACATTATATTCAACCTTATAAACTGGTCCAAAACCTCCTCTTCCTAGGAAGTTCACGTATGAAAAATCATCAGTGGCTATAGAAATCGTTTTTCTGTCAAAAATAGGCAAGTCCAAGTCCTCTTCCTCAATCCcttttctgaaattttcacctgtaaaaaaatagtaactaccaaaatttcaatataaaatACTTGAGAGACAATCTCGTAAGTTCTAAGAACAAaattgaaactaaaaaaacaaatcacctCGATATCTCttcattatcttctttctGAAACATGCAAACACTACAACCAAAACAACTGCAATTGCCACCACCGATCCAACGACCATTCCCACCACTTCTCTTCCTTTAAACTCTATTTTAGCAAAACCCATTCTTATGTAAACATCTTGTCCAAAGCTAGAATACTCTCTCATATCAACCAAGTCACCAAACCAAAGCAAACAACCTTTTCCTCCCTCGCGAATATCGGTATTCGCATAAGCCGTGCAAGAGCAGTTACTTGAACACTTG includes:
- a CDS encoding S-locus lectin protein kinase family protein (S-locus lectin protein kinase family protein; FUNCTIONS IN: in 6 functions; INVOLVED IN: protein amino acid phosphorylation, recognition of pollen; LOCATED IN: endomembrane system; EXPRESSED IN: 21 plant structures; EXPRESSED DURING: 11 growth stages; CONTAINS InterPro DOMAIN/s: Curculin-like (mannose-binding) lectin (InterPro:IPR001480), PAN-2 domain (InterPro:IPR013227), Apple-like (InterPro:IPR003609), Protein kinase, catalytic domain (InterPro:IPR000719), S-locus glycoprotein (InterPro:IPR000858), Serine-threonine/tyrosine-protein kinase (InterPro:IPR001245), Protein kinase-like domain (InterPro:IPR011009), Serine/threonine-protein kinase, active site (InterPro:IPR008271); BEST Arabidopsis thaliana protein match is: S-locus lectin protein kinase family protein (TAIR:AT4G27290.1); Has 1807 Blast hits to 1807 proteins in 277 species: Archae - 0; Bacteria - 0; Metazoa - 736; Fungi - 347; Plants - 385; Viruses - 0; Other Eukaryotes - 339 (source: NCBI BLink).); protein product: MREIHSLFSLSLFLISSSLSVALDYNVITPKEFLKDGDTLSSPDQVFQLGFFSLDQEEQPQHRFLGLWYMEPFAVVWVANRNNPLYGTSGFLNLSSLGDLQLFDGEHKALWSSSSSSTKASKTANNPLLKISCSGNLISSDGEEAVLWQSFDYPMNTILAGMKLGKNFKTQMEWSLSSWKTLKDPSPGDFTLSLDTRGLPQLILRKNGDSSYSYRLGSWNGLSFTGAPAMGRENSLFDYKFTSSAQEVNYSWTPRHRIVSRLVLNNTGKLHRFIQSKQNQWILANTAPEDECDYYSICGAYAVCGINSKNTPSCSCLQGFKPKSGRKWNISRGAYGCVHEIPTNCEKKDAFVKFPGLKLPDTSWSWYDAKNEMTLEDCKIKCSSNCSCTAYANTDIREGGKGCLLWFGDLVDMREYSSFGQDVYIRMGFAKIEFKGREVVGMVVGSVVAIAVVLVVVFACFRKKIMKRYRGENFRKGIEEEDLDLPIFDRKTISIATDDFSYVNFLGRGGFGPVYKGKLEDGQEIAVKRLSANSGQGVEEFKNEVKLIAKLQHRNLVRLLGCCIQGEECMLIYEYMPNKSLDFFIFDERRSTELDWKKRMNIINGVARGILYLHQDSRLRIIHRDLKAGNVLLDNDMNPKISDFGLAKSFGGDQSESSTNRVVGTYGYMPPEYAIDGHFSVKSDVFSFGVLVLEIITGKTNRGFRHADHDLNLLGHVWKMWVEDREIEVPEEEWLEETSVIPEVLRCIHVALLCVQQKPEDRPTMASVVLMFGSDSSLPHPTQPGFFTNRNVPDISSSLSLRSQNEVSITMLQGR